In one Diabrotica virgifera virgifera chromosome 7, PGI_DIABVI_V3a genomic region, the following are encoded:
- the LOC114329065 gene encoding gem-associated protein 6, whose amino-acid sequence MEEYDKIFNNDPIYMKSLLGKQVKIKTVDSRTHSGIVYVIDPVFKTVVLHTNWKSNKDHDTLMIMHHAIESLEELPEPVNESYLEETSEHNSKERKYAVKKWLKKMMINVKESGDYLKVDDHLVIVPPYGPENCICNNTIVLEKVQNILETMPKDFC is encoded by the coding sequence ATGGAAGAATAcgacaaaatttttaataatgatcCTATTTACATGAAAAGCCTTCTGGGGAAACAAGTCAAAATAAAAACTGTCGATAGTAGAACTCATTCTGGCATAGTTTATGTGATTGATCCCGTTTTCAAAACAGTTGTCTTACATACAAATTGGAAAAGTAATAAAGACCACGACACGCTTATGATTATGCATCATGCCATTGAATCTCTTGAAGAATTACCTGAGCCAGTCAATgaaagttatttagaagaaacGTCTGAACATAATTCAAAAGAGAGAAAATATGCAGTAAAGAAGTGGCTGAAGAAAATGATGATAAATGTGAAAGAAAGTGGTGATTACTTAAAAGTGGACGATCATTTAGTTATTGTACCTCCGTACGGACCTGAAAATTGTATATGTAATAATACAATTGTTTTAGAAAAAGTACAAAACATTTTAGAAACCATGCCTAAAGATTTTTGTTAA